The genomic DNA ATCAGAAAGTATGTAGAGCAGAGATAAAAAAAGGGCTGGGTCTGCCCCTCCAATAAAACAAAAATAGACCAACTCGAATAAAATGTCTCTATCTATGCCATTGTTGGAGGGGTCAGACTTTTTCAGTGTTTTGTTTTAATGCCAAAACTAATTCTTCATCAGGTGTAACATAAATAGTTTGCTGGTTTTCGTAAATGACAAACCCCGGTTTTGCTCCACTTGGTTTTTTGACATATCGGACAAGTGTATAATCTACCGGTACGGAGCTTGAATTTCGAGCTTTACTGAAATATGCTGCTAAATTTGCTGCTTCCAATATCGTTTTCTCAGTCGGAGTTTTGCTTCGAATGACGACATGAGATCCAGGTATATCTTTTGCATGAAGCCAAATTTCATCTCTTGCAGCTAATTTATTTGTTAAATAGTCATTTTGTTTATTGTTTTTGCCAACTAAAATTTCTGTTCCATCTGAAGAAAGATACTTGTCCAAAATTGGTTTTGTAGATAACTGCTTCTTATTTTGCTGTTTATGGCGTTCTCGCAAGTATCCGCCCTCAATTAATTCCTCTCTTATTTCCATTATATCTTTTGTTGATGCCGCTTCTATTTGCTGAAGCAGTGAATCGAAATAGGAAACTTCCACTTTTGCTTTTTCAATTTGCTTTTGAATGACCGTAAGCGCATTTTTCGCCTTTTGGTATTTTGTAAAATACTTTTGGGCGTTTTCCGAAGGGGATTTTTGCGGATCAAGTGGAATCACAATCGTCCCGCTATTTTCATCATAATAATTCATTACTTCAATTTCTTTCATCCCTTTTTGGACAGCATATAAATTTGCTGTTAATAATTCTCCATACAATTGATACTTCTCGGCATTTTTCGCTTCTTTCAGTTCTAATTGAAGTTTTTCGATTTTCTTTATGTTCTTTTCTTTTTCATTCAAAATAAACCGTTCCAGGTCGTGTGCCTGCTGTTTTACTCTGTCGCGTTCTGCTTTGCCAAAATAATAGCGGTCAAGCATGGCACTTAAGGAAGAAAAAATTTTATGCTCGCCTTTAATATGTTCAAGAGGATAAAGGTAAAATGACTCTTTGCTGCTTCCGTACGTAATCGCCGGGATATATTCATTTTTTTTGATTTTTTCCATATAAGTTAAAAATGTTTTTGGCAGGGTAATCCGGTTTGCCATTCCAGATTGAAATACTATTTCCTTTGCTAACAAGGGTGAAATACCTGAAAATTGATCAACTAGCTGCTTATCAAGTTTGCCGGCATTAAAATCAAGGCGTTTCAAAATTTCCTGCTCGTCTGCTAAGAAAGGATCAAATTTGTTTTGTTCCGGAGGCGCAATGTATTTGTAACCTGGCAGAACAGCCCTGTGTGTATTTACGGCGAAGGAAACATGTTTGATGCTGTCTAAAATAGTGTTTGAAGCTTTATCAATTAAAATGATGTTGCTATGACGGCCCATTATTTCGACGATGAGCTGTTTATAAGATACATCTCCAATTTCGTTCCTTCCTTTAATATCAAATACAATAATTCGGTCGAGGCCTTCCTGATAAATATTTTCGAGGATAAAACCTTCTAAATGCTTCCTGAGAAGCATGCAAAACATGGGCGGTTCAGTTGGATTTTCATACGGTTCATTCGTCAGCTGAACTCTTGCATAGCTCGGATGTACAGATAATAGAAGTTTATGATTACGGCCGTTTGCCCGTACGGTAATGATTATTTCATTTTTAGAAGGCTGGTGTATTTTATTTATTCTTCCCCCATTAATCGTTTGGGAAAGTTCGTTAACCATCGCTCTCGTAAATAAACCATCAAATGACATGAGGGATACATCCTTTACTTTAGTCTTTATTTACTAGTTTACCCCGTTTCTAATAACGGTAGGGTACTCATTTTTTAGGGTGAGAATGGCGGGTTTTTAGAATACGATTTGTTCGATTAGCATCAGTGGGTAAACACTTCATTGATAAAGTTTCACTTTATATCATAGCACAAATAGCATTTTTTCGGACAAGGCTGAATAAGCTTTCTTTAGGAGATGAGGACAACGCTTGTCTATTTCAAAAGGAGGAAGTGTGATGGCCGCATGAAGTTCCATGAAATGAAAGAAAAGGAAGTAGAACAATCCTTAAATACGGACTTTTCCGCGGGCTTAACCGAAGATGACGTTAAGAAACGGAGAAAAGAGTTTGGCTATAATGAGTTAGCTGAAGGAGAAAAGCAATCTGCTTTACTCTTATTTTTTAGTCAATTTAAAGATTTTATGGTGCTGGTACTTTTAGCAGCCACTTTGATTTCAGGTTTGCTTGGCGAATATATCGATGCGATTGCCATTATTGCAATTGTTATTATCAATGGCTTTCTTGGATTTTTTCAGGAACGAAAAGCAGAGAAATCGTTGCAGGCACTGAAAGAACTGTCCGCCCCGCAAGTGACCGCTTTAAGAGAAGGCAATTGGGTAAAGATTCCTTCGAGAGAGGTTGTTGTTGGTGATTTATTAAAGTTTTCAAGTGGTGATAGAATAGGTGCGGACGTAAGATTAATAACAGTAAACAGTCTGGAAATTGAAGAGTCAGCATTAACCGGGGAATCAGTTCCGGTCCAGAAATCAACCGGTCTTTTATCCGGAAAGAATATGGGAATTGGCGATATGGAAAATATGGCATTCATGGGAACGATGGTAACTCGCGGTAGTGGGATAGGTGTAGTCGTTGCAACGGGAATGAAAACTGCGATGGGGCAAATAGCCGATTTGCTTCAAAACGCTGAAATAATGGAAACACCGTTGCAGCGCCGCCTTGAACAACTTGGAAAAATCCTCATAGCCACTGCGCTTCTCTTAACGGTCCTAGTTGTAGTTGTCGGTATTCTCCAAGGACATCATATATATACGATGTTCCTTGCCGGCGTTTCCTTAGCCGTTGCAGCGATTCCGGAAGGACTTCCTGCCATAGTGACAGTTGCGCTTTCTCTCGGTGTTCAACGGATGATTAAGAAAAATGCAATTGTCCGCAAACTTCCAGCAGTAGAAACTCTCGGCTGTGCTTCTGTTATTTGTTCTGATAAAACTGGAACAATGACTCAAAATAAGATGACAGTGACCCATTTATGGAGCGGAGGCAACGTTTGGACTGTTGATGGTGTTGGATATGAACCGAACGGAAGATTTTACAGAAATAAAAACATCATTGACATAAAAAATAAAAAAGCTCTGCAGCAGCTTCTCATGTTTGGGATGCTTTGCAACCATGCGGAAATTATTAAGAAAGATAACGATTACGCTATTGATGGAGATCCGACAGAAGGAGCTCTGCTTGTTTCGGCAATGAAGGCCGGTTATTCCAGGGAAACACTTTTGAATCAGTATGAAATTGTTCATGAATTTCCTTTTGATTCTACACGGAAAATGATGAGTGTCATCGTTAAGGACCGGTACGGCCGCAATTTTATTGTGACAAAAGGGGCTCCGGATGTTCTGATCGGTGTAAGTGAATCGATTCTTTGGGATGGAAAACTTCAATATTTTTCAAAAGAGATGAGAGGAATTGCACAAAATGCCATAAATGATCTTGCCTCAAGGGCATTACGAACGATTGCAATTGGTTATAAAGCCATTCCGGCAAAAACAGTTATTTTAGATGAAAAAGAAGCTGAAAAAGACTTAATATTTATAGGGCTGCAAGGAATGATTGATCCGCCAAGGCCAGAAGTGAAAACTGCCGTAAAAGAGTGCCAGGAAGCCGGGATTAAGACAGTTATGATCACTGGTGACCACGTCATCACGGCAAAGGCTATTGCCGAACAGCTTGGGATATTTTCCAAGAATAGCAGAGTATTAGATGGGAAAGCTTTGTCCGAAATGTCCATCAGCGAATTGGAGGATGTCGTTGATGAAATCTCCGTATTTGCCCGAGTATCTCCTGAACATAAGCTAAAAATCGTAAAAGCATTGCAAAATAAGGGCCACATTGTTGCAATGACTGGCGACGGCGTGAATGATGCACCTGCAATAAAAACTGCCGATATTGGTGTAGCGATGGGAATTACTGGAACAGACGTTGCAAAAGAGGCATCTTCGCTCGTTCTATTGGATGATAATTTTGCAACAATAAAATCGGCGATTAAAGAAGGCAGAAACATTTACGAGAACATAAGAAAGTTTATCAGGTACTTACTAGCTTCAAATGTAGGTGAAATACTTGTTATGTTGTTTGCAATGCTTCTTGCCCTTCCATTGCCGTTAGTTCCGATTCAAATATTATGGGTTAATCTTGTAACAGATGGTTTGCCGGCGATGGCACTGGGTCTTGATCAGCCTGAAGAGAATGTAATGAAGAGAAAACCGCGAAATCCGAAAGAAGGGGTTTTTGCAAGGGGACTCGGCTGGAAGGTTATTTCAAGAGGGTTCCTAATTGGCGCCGTCACGTTGGTTGCCTTTATGACAGTACATTACCGAAATTCTGAAGAACTTATCTATGCACAAACAGTGGCTTTTGCAACGCTAGTGCTTGCTCAGCTTATCCACGTATTTGATTGCAGAAGTGAACGTTCTGTTTTCAACCGCAACCCTTTTGGGAATCACTACTTAAATTGGGCAGTCGCTTCATCTTTAATTCTAATGCTAGTTGTCATATACTACCCGCCGCTTCAACCAATATTTCATACCGTTCCAATCTTGTTGAAAGACTGGCTGTTGATTGTGGGTCTAGCTTCGATACCAACATTTTTACTGGCAGGGTCATTTTTGACAAGAAAATCAAAATGAAATGTGTTATAATCCTAAAGGTAATAGAGATGCCTCTATTACCTTTTCTTTATTCGTTTTTTAAATGGATTGGATGTGTTAGAAATGGTCGTAAGTATGACAGGTTTTGGCAGAGGTAAAGCCGAATCATCAGAGTTTTCAGTGACAGCAGAGATTAAATCTGTCAACCATCGTTTTTGTGAATTCCATATCCGTATGCCTCGCCAGTTATTAAAAATAGAAGACAAGATTAAAAAAAAGTTAGCTGAAACGATTCAAAGAGGCAGAGTCGAAGTTTTCATAACAATCGGTGGAACGGGAATCGTTACACGCAAGGTAATTGTTGACTGGAACTTGCTTGATGAATATTATCATTACATAGAAAAAATAAAAGAACGATACAATTTATCAAATGATGTACCGATTCAAGCATTGCTTGAGCGGGATGAAATCATAACAATTGAAGAAGAAGAGGCTGAGAATGAAGAACTTGAAAAGCTTGTTCTAACAGCTGTTGAAGAGGCTGCAAACGACTTGAACAAAATGCGTAAACAAGAAGGTGAAGCTCTTGAAAAAGATGTGTACACCCACTTAAAAAAATTGAATGACCGGATTCATTCAATGGAAAATCTGGCGCCAATCGTCGTAGAACATTATCGAAAAAGGCTTGCAAAGCGCATGGAAGATCTGAAAGCCGGAGAAATTGATGAAGCTAGGATCTTAACTGAAACAGCGATCTTTGCTGATAAAGCAGACATTAGTGAAGAAATAGCAAGATTAAAAAGCCATATCCTTCAATTTGATAAGACGGTGAAACTTCATGAACCGGTCGGCAGAAAATTGGATTTCTTAGTTCAAGAAATGAACAGAGAAGTGAACACGATCGGCTCCAAAGCAAATGACTCAAACATTGCAAATGCAGTTGTAGAAATGAAAAGCTTGCTTGAAAAAATAAAAGAGCAGCTTCAGAATATCGAGTAAGTGCCGTTTAGAATTGAAGACTTGCGGTCAAAATAAATTACTAATGATTGGAGGACCAGTATGTCCATAAAATTAATTAATATCGGGTTTGGAAACATTGTTTCAGCCAACCGGATTATATCTATTGTAAGTCCCGAGTCTGCACCGATAAAAAGAATTATTCAAGATGCGCGTGACCGAGGTTCCTTAATAGATGCTACATATGGAAGACGCACACGGGCAGTAATTGTTATGGACAGTGACCATGTCATTTTATCTGCAGTCCAGCCTGAGACAGTTGCCCATCGCATAAATGACCGAGATGAAATAATAGATGAAGGGTAGGTTTTTACATGCAAGAAAAAGGTTTGCTCATTGTACTTTCCGGTCCTTCCGGTGTAGGGAAAGGAACTGTTCGCAAGGAGATTTTTTCCCAGCCCGATGTTGAATTTGAATACTCCATTTCAATGACGACAAGACCGCCCCGCGAGGGAGAGGTGGACGGAGTCGATTATTTTTTTAAAACAAGACAGGAATTTGAAGAACTGATCAAACAAGGAAAACTGCTGGAATACGCCGAATTTGTCGGAAACTATTATGGCACCCCTATTGATTATGTTGAGGAAACTCTTAACGCAGGCAAGGATGTATTCCTTGAAATTGAAGTTCAAGGTGCTCGCCAAGTAAGGGAAAAATTTCCTGATGGATTATTTATCTTCTTAATGCCGCCAAGTTTATCAGAACTAAAAAACAGGATTGTTACCCGCGGAACAGAAACTGAAGAAGTGATTAATAATCGCTTGACGGTGGCGAAGGAAGAAATTGAAATGATGAGCTTATACGACTATGTTGTCGAAAATGACCGAGTTGAACTTGCTGTAGAGCGGATCAAAGCAATTGTTATCGCAGAGCATTGCCGCAGGGAGAGAGTTGAACACCGTTATAAGAAAATGTTGGAGGTAGAAAAATGATGCTTTATCCATCGATCGATGAATTAATGAAAAAAATAGATTCAAAATACTCGCTCGTAACAGTAGCTGCAAAAAGAGCGAGGGATTTACAGCAAAATGGCAAGCTATGTTTGGATCATTACGTATCCCATAAATTTGTAGGTAAAGCTTTGGAGGAAATTTACATGGACCGGCTTCACTTTACGACAGATTCTTCCAAAAAAGAGGTACAAGAAGATTAATTTACTGAAAAATAACAACCTAGCTATTTTAGGTTGTTATTTTATTTATGTTCAACTGTGAAATTGTCAAAAAGGTGAAAAAAACAGTTCGTTTTTGCATAATAGAAGTATTAAATGTTTTGGTCATAAATTAGCTGTTTTTATAGGCTTAATTATTGGAGGATATAATATGCTTGACGGAAAAAAAATATTGCTTTGTGTTACGGGGGGAATAGCAGTTTATAAAGCTGCTGCCCTTACAAGCAAACTGACACAGGCAGGTGCAGAAGTAAAAGTAATTATGAGCGAATCAGCAACAGAGTTTGTCACTCCGTTAACGTTTCAAGCGTTATCTAGAAACGACGTATATACAGATATATTTGATGAAAAAAACCCGAAGGTGATTGCCCATATTGACTTGGCAGATTGGGCGGACCTTGTATTGGTAGCACCTGCTACTGCAAATGTTATAGGGAAGCTTGCAAACGGAATTGCTGATAATATGGTCACTACGACTCTTCTTGCCACGACTGCTCCGGTTTGGATTGCTCCTGCTATGAACGTTCATATGTATAATCATCCTGCTGTACAGAAAAATATTCAGAAATTATACAATTATGGATACCGGTTTATTGAACCTTCTGAAGGATATTTGGCGTGTGGATATGTCGGCAAAGGGAGGTTGGAAGAGCCTGAAAAAATCGTTTCCATCATGGAAGATTTTTTTAATAAAGAAAAAGGGCTTCTAAAAGGAAAGACCGTTCTCGTAACGGCAGGACCGACTAGGGAAAAAATTGACCCTGTTCGCTACATTACGAACCGATCATCTGGAAAAATGGGATATGCGATTGCGGAGGAAGCGGTAAAAAGCGGTGCAGATGTGATTCTTGTTTCGGGTCCGGTAAATCTTCCAGTACCACGTGGAGTCACTCTCGTCAATGTTGAAAGTGCACACGACATGTATGAGGAAGTAATGGAACGGTTTAACAGGGCCGATGTCATCATTAAAACAGCAGCAGTCGCAGACTATCGGCCAAAGTATCCAGCCGATCAAAAAATGAAAAAACAGGATGGCCGGCAAATTTTGGAGTTGGAACGGACAAAAGATATCCTGCTTGAGCTTGGGAAGAAAAAGGATAAGCAAATCTTAGTTGGGTTTGCTGCGGAAACCGATCAAGTTGAGGAATATGCAAGAGAAAAATTATTGAAAAAAAATGCGGATTTAATTGTTGCCAATAATGTCAAAGTTGAAGGAGCCGGTTTTGATACAGAAACAAACATCGTAACTTTTTTTAAGCGAGACGGAACAACTGAACATTTGCCATTGATGTCAAAAAAAGAGGTAGCAAAAAAGATTTTAAAAGAAGTTTTCCTTCTTCTGGAAGGTGAAAGTAAATGAAAATTGCAAGTGTGATTGTCGATGTTCCGGCAAAGCAAACGGATAAGACATTTGATTATTTAATACCAGATAAATGGAAAGATGTGATTATGCCGGGAATGAGAGTGAGCGTTCCTTTCGGTTCCCGGCAAATACAAGGGTTTGTTACAGAAATGAAAAGTTCTTCCGATTTCAAAAAATTAAAAGAAATTACGGAACCAATGGATTTGACCCCGGTATTAACAAAAGAACTTCTTATGCTTGGAGATTGGCTGACAGAGCATGCCCTTTGCTACAAAATATCTGCATATCAGGCAATGCTTCCTGCGGCGCTAAAAGCAAAATACCAAAAGAAATTAAGAATAACTGATGGAACAGTAATTGGTGATTTGCCAAAAAACCTTCAACCCTTTTTTGCAGAACGCGATTTTATTCTATGGGAAGAGATTGTAAAAAAAGGGCTTGTTCCCGAATTTCAAAAAGAAGTCGCAAAAGGTACTGTAGAGGTTATTTATGAGGTAAAAGAAAAGGTAAAGAAAAAACTCGTAAAACACATTTATCCACTATTAAGTCCGGAAACCCTTGCAATAGAAAAGGAGAAGCTTCCTCCCCAGGCTTCAAAGCAAAAAGAAGCGATTGATTACTTTATAAAAAACTCCGAACCAATAGAATTGCGGCGGTTCACGGCCGAATTAGGAATATCTTCCGGAACGGTTAAAGGATTGATAAACAAAAGAATATTAGGTGAAAAAATGATAGAAGTTTATCGGAATCCTTATGAAAATCGAACATTTGTTAAGACTGAGCCGCTTCCGTTAACAGAGGATCAAAAAAAAGCGATCGAACCCATTTTATCATCGATTGGAAACAATGAACATGAGGTATTTCTACTTTATGGGGTTACAGGCAGCGGAAAAACAGAAATTTATTTGCAATCCATTCAAAAAGTGATTGAAGAAGGAAAAGAAGCGATTGTGCTAGTTCCGGAAATATCTTTAACACCCCAAATGGTAACTAGATTTAAAGGCAGATTTGGAGACCAAGTTGCTGTACTGCACAGCGGTTTGTCTCAAGGAGAAAAGTATGATGAATGGCGGAAAATTCAGCGGAAGGAAGTAAAGGTAGCAGTCGGTGCCAGGTCGGCTATTTTTGCACCCTTTGAGAACATCGGCATCATCATCATTGATGAAGAACATGAAACAAGCTATAAACAGGAAGAAACTCCTCGTTATCATGCAAGAGATGTCGCAATTCAAAGGGCAAAATACTATGGGTGTCCGGTCGTTTTAGGGAGTGCAACACCATCACTGGAATCTTTTGCGAGGGCTAAAAAAGGTGTTTTTCATTTACTTACCCTTTCAAATCGGATGAATAATCAGGCGCTGCCGACCGTAGAGATTGTCGATATGAGAGAAGAACTCAGAGCTGGAAACAGATCGATGTTTTCAAGGACGCTCCTTGAGAAGCTGAAAGACAGATTAGAAAAAAAAGAACAGACTGTCTTATTCTTAAATAAACGCGGACACTCTTCGTTTGTCATGTGCCGATCTTGCGGTTACGTTTTAAATTGCCCGCATTGTGATATTTCATTGACCTATCACCGATTTAACGAGCAAATGAAATGCCATTA from Bacillus methanolicus MGA3 includes the following:
- the remA gene encoding extracellular matrix/biofilm regulator RemA — protein: MSIKLINIGFGNIVSANRIISIVSPESAPIKRIIQDARDRGSLIDATYGRRTRAVIVMDSDHVILSAVQPETVAHRINDRDEIIDEG
- the priA gene encoding primosomal protein N', with amino-acid sequence MKIASVIVDVPAKQTDKTFDYLIPDKWKDVIMPGMRVSVPFGSRQIQGFVTEMKSSSDFKKLKEITEPMDLTPVLTKELLMLGDWLTEHALCYKISAYQAMLPAALKAKYQKKLRITDGTVIGDLPKNLQPFFAERDFILWEEIVKKGLVPEFQKEVAKGTVEVIYEVKEKVKKKLVKHIYPLLSPETLAIEKEKLPPQASKQKEAIDYFIKNSEPIELRRFTAELGISSGTVKGLINKRILGEKMIEVYRNPYENRTFVKTEPLPLTEDQKKAIEPILSSIGNNEHEVFLLYGVTGSGKTEIYLQSIQKVIEEGKEAIVLVPEISLTPQMVTRFKGRFGDQVAVLHSGLSQGEKYDEWRKIQRKEVKVAVGARSAIFAPFENIGIIIIDEEHETSYKQEETPRYHARDVAIQRAKYYGCPVVLGSATPSLESFARAKKGVFHLLTLSNRMNNQALPTVEIVDMREELRAGNRSMFSRTLLEKLKDRLEKKEQTVLFLNKRGHSSFVMCRSCGYVLNCPHCDISLTYHRFNEQMKCHYCGYEQHVPVFCPECQSDHIRYFGTGTQKVEEELAKILPEARVIRMDVDTTSKKGAHERLLADFQEGKADILLGTQMIAKGLDFPNITLVGVLSADTMLHLPDFRSSEKTFQLLTQVSGRAGRHELEGEVVIQTYSPEHYSVELAGEQDYDRFYQKEMMIRKIHKYPPFYYISLVTVSHEQLMKVVSVTEKISTFLQSRLSNESIVLGPVASPIPRINNRYRYQCLIKYKREPELGKALKAVLDRYQQEIVSDGLQISIDLNPYILM
- a CDS encoding YicC/YloC family endoribonuclease, with the protein product MVVSMTGFGRGKAESSEFSVTAEIKSVNHRFCEFHIRMPRQLLKIEDKIKKKLAETIQRGRVEVFITIGGTGIVTRKVIVDWNLLDEYYHYIEKIKERYNLSNDVPIQALLERDEIITIEEEEAENEELEKLVLTAVEEAANDLNKMRKQEGEALEKDVYTHLKKLNDRIHSMENLAPIVVEHYRKRLAKRMEDLKAGEIDEARILTETAIFADKADISEEIARLKSHILQFDKTVKLHEPVGRKLDFLVQEMNREVNTIGSKANDSNIANAVVEMKSLLEKIKEQLQNIE
- the rpoZ gene encoding DNA-directed RNA polymerase subunit omega; protein product: MLYPSIDELMKKIDSKYSLVTVAAKRARDLQQNGKLCLDHYVSHKFVGKALEEIYMDRLHFTTDSSKKEVQED
- the gmk gene encoding guanylate kinase, with product MQEKGLLIVLSGPSGVGKGTVRKEIFSQPDVEFEYSISMTTRPPREGEVDGVDYFFKTRQEFEELIKQGKLLEYAEFVGNYYGTPIDYVEETLNAGKDVFLEIEVQGARQVREKFPDGLFIFLMPPSLSELKNRIVTRGTETEEVINNRLTVAKEEIEMMSLYDYVVENDRVELAVERIKAIVIAEHCRRERVEHRYKKMLEVEK
- the coaBC gene encoding bifunctional phosphopantothenoylcysteine decarboxylase/phosphopantothenate--cysteine ligase CoaBC; this encodes MLDGKKILLCVTGGIAVYKAAALTSKLTQAGAEVKVIMSESATEFVTPLTFQALSRNDVYTDIFDEKNPKVIAHIDLADWADLVLVAPATANVIGKLANGIADNMVTTTLLATTAPVWIAPAMNVHMYNHPAVQKNIQKLYNYGYRFIEPSEGYLACGYVGKGRLEEPEKIVSIMEDFFNKEKGLLKGKTVLVTAGPTREKIDPVRYITNRSSGKMGYAIAEEAVKSGADVILVSGPVNLPVPRGVTLVNVESAHDMYEEVMERFNRADVIIKTAAVADYRPKYPADQKMKKQDGRQILELERTKDILLELGKKKDKQILVGFAAETDQVEEYAREKLLKKNADLIVANNVKVEGAGFDTETNIVTFFKRDGTTEHLPLMSKKEVAKKILKEVFLLLEGESK
- a CDS encoding NFACT family protein, producing the protein MSFDGLFTRAMVNELSQTINGGRINKIHQPSKNEIIITVRANGRNHKLLLSVHPSYARVQLTNEPYENPTEPPMFCMLLRKHLEGFILENIYQEGLDRIIVFDIKGRNEIGDVSYKQLIVEIMGRHSNIILIDKASNTILDSIKHVSFAVNTHRAVLPGYKYIAPPEQNKFDPFLADEQEILKRLDFNAGKLDKQLVDQFSGISPLLAKEIVFQSGMANRITLPKTFLTYMEKIKKNEYIPAITYGSSKESFYLYPLEHIKGEHKIFSSLSAMLDRYYFGKAERDRVKQQAHDLERFILNEKEKNIKKIEKLQLELKEAKNAEKYQLYGELLTANLYAVQKGMKEIEVMNYYDENSGTIVIPLDPQKSPSENAQKYFTKYQKAKNALTVIQKQIEKAKVEVSYFDSLLQQIEAASTKDIMEIREELIEGGYLRERHKQQNKKQLSTKPILDKYLSSDGTEILVGKNNKQNDYLTNKLAARDEIWLHAKDIPGSHVVIRSKTPTEKTILEAANLAAYFSKARNSSSVPVDYTLVRYVKKPSGAKPGFVIYENQQTIYVTPDEELVLALKQNTEKV
- a CDS encoding cation-translocating P-type ATPase; its protein translation is MKFHEMKEKEVEQSLNTDFSAGLTEDDVKKRRKEFGYNELAEGEKQSALLLFFSQFKDFMVLVLLAATLISGLLGEYIDAIAIIAIVIINGFLGFFQERKAEKSLQALKELSAPQVTALREGNWVKIPSREVVVGDLLKFSSGDRIGADVRLITVNSLEIEESALTGESVPVQKSTGLLSGKNMGIGDMENMAFMGTMVTRGSGIGVVVATGMKTAMGQIADLLQNAEIMETPLQRRLEQLGKILIATALLLTVLVVVVGILQGHHIYTMFLAGVSLAVAAIPEGLPAIVTVALSLGVQRMIKKNAIVRKLPAVETLGCASVICSDKTGTMTQNKMTVTHLWSGGNVWTVDGVGYEPNGRFYRNKNIIDIKNKKALQQLLMFGMLCNHAEIIKKDNDYAIDGDPTEGALLVSAMKAGYSRETLLNQYEIVHEFPFDSTRKMMSVIVKDRYGRNFIVTKGAPDVLIGVSESILWDGKLQYFSKEMRGIAQNAINDLASRALRTIAIGYKAIPAKTVILDEKEAEKDLIFIGLQGMIDPPRPEVKTAVKECQEAGIKTVMITGDHVITAKAIAEQLGIFSKNSRVLDGKALSEMSISELEDVVDEISVFARVSPEHKLKIVKALQNKGHIVAMTGDGVNDAPAIKTADIGVAMGITGTDVAKEASSLVLLDDNFATIKSAIKEGRNIYENIRKFIRYLLASNVGEILVMLFAMLLALPLPLVPIQILWVNLVTDGLPAMALGLDQPEENVMKRKPRNPKEGVFARGLGWKVISRGFLIGAVTLVAFMTVHYRNSEELIYAQTVAFATLVLAQLIHVFDCRSERSVFNRNPFGNHYLNWAVASSLILMLVVIYYPPLQPIFHTVPILLKDWLLIVGLASIPTFLLAGSFLTRKSK